Genomic DNA from Lactuca sativa cultivar Salinas chromosome 8, Lsat_Salinas_v11, whole genome shotgun sequence:
ttttccCATAAACTAATATTAATCTCAAAATATATGATAAAAAATTTGTCAAAGATATCAATCATCTATTTTTAATGtagtaaaaaataatattaattttgATTAtgtattttctaaataattaaaaAGAGAAATGTGATGCTCATTTACTATGAACAGTTTGTGATCGACCTTGTTCTAAGCTATGCACTTCTTCCGAACCATCTAACCCACTCCGATCGAGATAAACAATTTCCTTTAACCAACAATTACTTTTTTACAAAAAGTAAACTATACTTTTTTTAATGTTATTCATGTTTAACaaacaattttatatatttaagtatatgtaataaaaaaataatagttATTAAACCTTATCtgtattaaaagaaaaaaaaaagcatgaTTGCTATTATTATCATCACCATGGTATCTTTaataaatataaacaaacaaaacataaaaaatagcattaaaaatatatttaaataaaacgttaaaaaaaatttgaaaaaaaaaacatcaaagaaAATACTAGTAAATGTATTCGAATAAAACATCAtcatcaaaaaaaaattgtttgagcTAAACGTCAAAATATACAAACACGAAAAAATGTAAATAAACATTAAACAATATATTTGAACAAAACGggtaaaaaaaaatctaaaatctaaaaaatctaaataattaaataaaaaagtaataaataataaacaaaattacataaatgattTCTGTGATTGGAACAAATTACATAAACTGTCTCTATGGCAAGAAGGGTAAATGCATGTCATTTTAGattggatttaattgaaaaaacttAATATGGTTTGCCAAAAGACCACCTTtgtaaggtgctgtttgttttttggaaaaaaccTCTTCAAACCTCTTATTGCTGCGCGGCACAGCACATGCGCAACACTTTTCATCTCGCAGTAgttttgttttttagaagtctcCTGAGTCAAAAACCTTTGCGCGTGCTCTGTTTGGCGCAACACTTGTACTGCCTCTTCCAACCTCTTCtagcctcttcttcttctttttttattgctgaaattttgattatatgttgttaaaattttagttcacattttttttttcgtttttttattcttgttgaatttatttttcgtttttttatattcaataatgataatttttgttgaaatatcataatttttttattgaattatcatTAATTTTTACCTAAAtgttatacattattaaattttacgTATTAAAAAGCTATAtttggtttataaaattagtttatgttaattttttaatatctgcagcaatatgcagatgttaaaaaaacaaacacgcttcttattacagtctgcagccgtttggtccacctcttctactgcagagggttgcagagatggtccgcagacttcataaatttttgtttcagaaaatcaaacagCACCTAAGACTTTAACAGCACAAGGATCATCCATGCAAATTCATTGATTATAAGAACTAGAGTTAGTTGATTTCGTCAAATAAAAGGACTATTTATGCAAACTTGTCGAAAATTTAAGGGTATTATAATTAGTTTCTCATTATTTTCACTCGCTCGTTAATCGATCGGAATAACTGAGAGAAAAGAGTAAAGATACTTAAATCGACCCAAGTCGAAAGAAGAAATTAAGGAAGATATCCTATGGAAATCAAATTATAAGGCTTGCAAAGTAAAAGATTAAACGGTGTCTGCTAAAGTTTGGTGTTGCTGGGAATTTGAGGTACGTTCCTGAAACTGACAAATTGATGAATTATAAGTTACCAATAAACAAATGTAagtgttaattatataaaatggAAGTGTTAATTATGTTTTATATAAGTTATTTAGTAAATTTTCTCAAAGAGTTAAAAAAAATGTCGACCCGGAATGTGAGAAACGTATTTTGACCTAATTTAGTCAAAGTTGTGAAGTTTATGAATTAGTGTAGTTAGATGATCAAATTAATAAATTTGTAAAGTTAATATGCTGTCGTGTATGTTATAAACGAATGGAATTTGTAGGAAAATGACTAATGATGTGTGTATGTGTTGTGGACACAAAGAGAAAATGGAAATAGGGGGATTTATCCGTTGTGCATTGCCGTGTATTTGTTGACACTATTTAAATTCGTGTCTTGCTACGTTTAAGTATCAAATACTAGGGAAATTcattattaatttattagttcATAACATTATAATTAGATCAAAGATACTAGTCATTTAATGATTACCCATTGATTTACTGATTACCGATTGCGGTGTTTCAGATCGAATCTGGTTAGTGATGAAAATACTCGTTTAATTACAAGAGATAGATGTTGACATCACGTTATAAATATATGGACAACATGTTAGCAATGATGTTTAAAATTATTGGAGGATCAGGATGTTAAAGATGAAAGTGTGAGTGGGACTGATTAGAGGAAATTCAGAATTTTTAGTAACCAAGGTGTAAATAGACATGTCCTGATGGGAATTGTTTCTTGATTTTTCATTGAGAAACACTTGGAGTCGGGTTTATAGATAGAGTCTGTCTTTTAAACTACGAAATTAAATACAATAATTTTGATTGAATTAATTATTGAGTGTACCCCATGCATAAAATAGGAGAGGCTGTTCATTATTTTCACTCCGTGGTTAGCCAATCTAGagaattaagagagaatagtcaAGAGGTGGAGGAATTGAGGAAAGTGAAGAGTTTAGAAAGGGAGTCTGGtaaattttgttttctattgGGAATTCCTGCACGTCTTATAAGAAAAATACTAATGTAGAATTAAGAATAAAACATTAGTTTGTATAATGTGATTCTGTAAAAACTAACTCACGTACCTAAATTAGTTCTTGCCTATCTTTAGAATTGAACTTTTATTAGACTTCAAAGGGgtttttaagaccaaaaattgaAAACGAAAATGTAAGGACTAGTTATGCGATTTTCTACATTGTAACATATTACTTTAATTATGATTTCTGACAAGATTTTTCTACATGATAACAGGTTTTATTGGAAAGTTGAATCTCTCGGTATAAAGTTCATTTATTGAGGTGCTCAGACCACATACATTCTATCTCAACAAATCAAAACATCCATggcatcttcatcatcttctccttctGCTCCGGCCTTTTCTTCTCAATTGTGGAAGTACCATGTTTTTCTTAGCTTTAGAGGAGAAGATACTCGCAAGAATTTTGTGGATCATCTCTACTCAGCTCTTGAACAACAAGGGATCTACACTTACAAGGATGACGAAACACTTCCCCGGGGTGAATCGATAGGTCCATCCCTTGTGAAGGCTATAGAAGAATCTCAAATTGCTGTCATCATATTCTCTGAAAACTATGCAGATTCATCATGGTGCTTAGATGaacttttatgtattatgaaTTGCAAAGATAAGAAAGGTCAAGTCGTTATGCCTATATTTTATGACGTGGATCCCTCTGATGTGCGAAAACAAAAACGAAAATATGGAGAAGCATTTTCAAAACATGAGTTGGAGAACAAAAACAAAGTTAAATCTTGGACACAAACATTTGTGGATAACCCTTGGGGATGGCTCTTTGCACCACGAGAACAAAAACAGAAACACAGAGAATCATGTTCCAAACAGGAGTTGGAGAACAAGAAGAAAGTTGAATCTTGGAGAAAAGCACTTGTGGATGCAAGTAACATTTCTGGATGGGAACCCAAACACATTGCTAATGGGTATCTTTCTTCTTTATCTTTGCACTTTTTATGCTTAAAGTATGTGTGCTCCACATGCCGCTTATGCGTGTACCTTATAAGTTTTTTATACAACTTTTCTGATTATTCTTGTTGGTGTTGATAACCATGATAAAGGATTAACTGGATCAATTAGCTTAAGTTATGATGGACTTCATTGAGTTTTAATTCTAATTCTGTACTTAACATTGCGCTTCATACTACAACAACAATCTTGGATCACTTTTttctatttaaaattatttgatgTTTCCCAAGAAAAATGTTACAGACTACTTGTGATATTAACTTTACATTTTTATGTTGTGACTTATGAAAATGTGAACATGTTTTAATTATCCTGGCATATCCAATGTATAGGCATGAAGCGAAGGTTATCAACGAAATTGTTGACACAATTTCACAGAGGTTGCAGCTAGTAACTTCAAGTGCAAATGAGAACCTGATCGGACTAGCAATTCGCATGCAACATTTTAAATCAGATTTACAAATTGGATCGGGAGGTGTGCGTATGATTGGAATATGGGGGGTTGGGGGTGGTGGTAAGACTACACTTGCATCTTCTATTTATGATGAAATTTCTAGCAAGTTTGATGGTTGCTGTTTTGTAAAAAATATCCGGGATGAATCAAGCAAGAATGGTTTGGAAAAACTGCAAGAAATAATCCTTTCTAGTGTATTGAAGAAAAAACAAGTGAATGTAATATGGAGAGTTGAGGAGGGAAGACAGGTGATAATGGATAGGTTATGCCATAGAAAGGTGTTGATTGTTCTTGATGATGTCGATCAGCTTGACCAACTAAAAGCATTAGCTGGATCACATAATTGGTTCGGTGAAGGAAGCCGAATAATAATCACAACTAGAGATGAACATTTATTAAATGCACACAAAGTAAATGTGATGCACAATATTAGTTTATTAAACGATGATGAAGCTATTAAGCTCTTGCGCAAACATGCATGCCTGGACTACAGACCCATGGAAGGTATTGAAGATTATGAGCAGCTTTCAAAAGAGGTGGTGTCTTATGCTGGTGGGCTTCCATTAGCACTTACAGTTCTTGGTTCTTTTCTGTGTGACAAAAACATTAATGAGTGGAGGAGTGCATTAGCCAGACTGAAAGAGATCCCAAATGATAATATCATTGAAACGCTAAAAATCAGCTTTGATGGACTTACAAGGGCTGACAAACACTTGTTCCTAGACATCGCATGCTTTTTTAGGTCGGTGAAGAAAGATACAGCAATGGAGATGCTCAATGCTTGTGGTTTTCATTCTGTTATAGGAGTGAAGGTGTTGATACAAAAAGCTCTCATAACTATTTCAGAAGATGGAGAGTTTGATATGCATGATCTGGTGCAAGAAATGGGACACCACATTGTTAGAGGGAAACACCCTAAGAATCCTGAAAAACATAGCAGACTTTGGAGGAAGGAAGATCTTCTAAAAATATGTGCTATGGATGCAACAATGGTAATGGGTTAAGCTACATTTCCAACATGTATATAACAAAACACTCTGACTGAAGCCCTGACACCATTTTGTTTCTCTTATCACAGAAACTTGACAAGGTTGAAGCAATAAAAGTTGAGAGTGATAGATTGCTAGAAGGACAAGTTCTTCCTCCAATTTCTGCTAACATGAAGAACCTTCGGTATTTGTTCTGGATAGGTGATCCTGCAAATCCATTGCTTAATAACTTCCCACCAAGGGAGCTTTGTTGTCTAATATTGGTTGGTGGCTTGCAAAAACAACTTTGGGAGGGCTGTAAGGTAATTTGTATTGTTTATCtaatttacatatgaaaacaAAGCCGATGCTAAATTATAGACATGAGTAATTCAGAGTAAATTTTAAGTATTCATGGTGTTAATAGCATGAACCTTTACTCTATAAATGTCCTTTGGGTTAATAAggattaaaatttataaattatagacaaaactgcaaaaatggtccctgtggtttgcactTCATTTGGATAAGGTCCAAAAATCTTTCGacttgcaaaaatggtccttattcgagggttttgttgtggatttgatccctaaaataaaataaacggatgttaaagttagggaccaaatccaCAACAAAACCTTCGCATACAGAAAAATTTTGCAACTCGAAAGATTTTTGGACCTTACCCAAAGAAAAGTGCAAACCATAGGgatcatttttgcagttttgtctaaaaaTACAACTTGTTTGATATGATATTGACAGATTAGTCATTGTAATCCATAGTGGTTATGTATTGCGCATCCTCCATCCAAATATTCTTTTGTTCCAACATAAATACAAGTTTCCTTTTGTTTTCTTGAAAATAAATTAAATACTATATTATTGTTTGGGCGAGATTTTGATCTATTTTTTTTGTACTAATAATCATTATAAAA
This window encodes:
- the LOC111900593 gene encoding disease resistance protein Roq1, producing the protein MASSSSSPSAPAFSSQLWKYHVFLSFRGEDTRKNFVDHLYSALEQQGIYTYKDDETLPRGESIGPSLVKAIEESQIAVIIFSENYADSSWCLDELLCIMNCKDKKGQVVMPIFYDVDPSDVRKQKRKYGEAFSKHELENKNKVKSWTQTFVDNPWGWLFAPREQKQKHRESCSKQELENKKKVESWRKALVDASNISGWEPKHIANGHEAKVINEIVDTISQRLQLVTSSANENLIGLAIRMQHFKSDLQIGSGGVRMIGIWGVGGGGKTTLASSIYDEISSKFDGCCFVKNIRDESSKNGLEKLQEIILSSVLKKKQVNVIWRVEEGRQVIMDRLCHRKVLIVLDDVDQLDQLKALAGSHNWFGEGSRIIITTRDEHLLNAHKVNVMHNISLLNDDEAIKLLRKHACLDYRPMEGIEDYEQLSKEVVSYAGGLPLALTVLGSFLCDKNINEWRSALARLKEIPNDNIIETLKISFDGLTRADKHLFLDIACFFRSVKKDTAMEMLNACGFHSVIGVKVLIQKALITISEDGEFDMHDLVQEMGHHIVRGKHPKNPEKHSRLWRKEDLLKICAMDATMKLDKVEAIKVESDRLLEGQVLPPISANMKNLRYLFWIGDPANPLLNNFPPRELCCLILVGGLQKQLWEGCKYLPALRIIELYCLDHLIRTPDFDGLPNLEKLTLESCMHLEEINPSIGHLESLVLLSIERCESFKIFPPITRLKNLKTLIFTQCYKLFKPSEIQQQNMENLPHFHLDKEFCLEEPCLPPNNINHHIGSLLFHNLQEVGFLRKLDLSQCNLEDEDIGSTVCELPNLQELNLSRNKFSRLSFSHCRLPRLKWLNVRNCYDLVELTELPSSIAAVMADYCDSLETLGDISNCKWLWKVSLWIGTKLCGDILLGSMLQGNAIKDHFISVHLPHKISKAFVSRLFGCNTCAVHLLHDRGSTFTLCLPHDWYNDFCGFLMCVVTRYGLKKINIIIKPERDDQDPPFEVSQESNGGALEHDTSFIGYVSFSSLKRTTLLNPSYNILSFSTTTKYLSSFAAKLIPRKSKLDSMETTKIAIDCSEFWDEEEDHSPTFTIKQDSESCISILWRP